Below is a genomic region from Thunnus thynnus chromosome 22, fThuThy2.1, whole genome shotgun sequence.
TCATATGATCATAAAATCGAAAGCACAGTAATGGTCACCTCTAATTTGTATTAATTGTGTTAAATTGATGGATTTCTGTTAACTAGATGAATTCTCCTTCTGATATTCTGTTGGTGTTGtatgtttgtagaaatgtacaatatatttGATTTAGTGCAACAGTGTTTGGTTGTGGTGTGATTGATATTCATCTTTTTGGCTACTTGCAGAAGAATTTTTCTCACGCACTGGTAAAAATCAAGCAGGGCAGAAAATACAGCATCCTTCCTTCTCTGCTAGTTATATTATTTCATCAtcgaataaataaaaacttccTGAACAAGAGGTGAATCCCACCTTCTCTCTTAAAGTGGCTGAACATTGGAGTTCAGTTAGATCGAATGCAAGGCAAGTGGATGAGTTTTTACAACCTGACTGCAGCTTTACTTTCAGGTCCCATGATTGGCTGATGGTCTGTAGCAGCTTGCTTCCTGGTTTTGGctggttttactgttttttatagTGTAAATACCAGTAATTACAAGGTCAAGGTCAAagttttttccctttttttaatgGTTATGTTTATATATACTTGTTTTTGAGGATACttgcattattattcattatataATATCTATTGACACTGATGAtacctttctttgtttttgaggCTTAGGTGGTACTTTAAATTTTATAAGCTCTGTCATTCTgaaaagatatatttaaaaatgttaaatatttcaaataaaagcaaatcaaCACAGTGATACCAACTATTCAACAAGATAGTCCAGGTTACATCAAGGAACATTCATAGTGTAATGCTGACCCCTAGAGACTAATTATTCTTAATGCCAAACTATAGAAAAACCCTATAATATTGTAATACTATTGTTATTATGATGCAACTATGCATATACATTTGTCATTGAATAATATTTAATGACAATTAAATATTATTAGTAATAAGTTAAGTTAGTAAGATAAACAAGTCTCTCTCACATGATTAAAGATCTTTCCACTGTTTCTATTGCTGGTGTAAGTGTGACCTTGATTAATACAGCTAGACTACGACACGTCAGAACATGGTAGTGTAACAAGAATGATGAAAAGCTTTGTAAGAGCAGTATTGAGCAACATGAATAGCATGGGGCATTAAAAATCAATAGTTCAAGTAGTGACTAGTTCTAGTAGTGCTATGGAGCAGTGTTTTTAGGAGAGGATTGCGATTGGGGCAGTAACACACAAAGAAGTGTAGGAAACATAACAAAAGCAAGGAAGAAGAGGCTTGCTAGCTACATTGATATACATAACGCAAAATTTGAAATATTCACTCTATTTTATGGAGAGGGAAATTCATAAATGCTTTGTTAGACCTGAAGGATACACACAATTAgctttggtgagaaacactggaTGTAAACAGAACTGTTGTATGTTTACAAGAAACCTCCACAGAACACCTTTAGGTTGCATTTTACTGGTAAAAAAGCAaaggatttattttattttatttatttttgatcaacttttaagtttttcacacaacagccaaAAACAACAAGCGCAATAATATATAAGGATACTAAAAAGTGATGTGATTATCCTACATTTCCAATGAGACAATACAACCATCAGTGAAGGaatatgaaaaattatattattataatattatacagtatCTTCAAAACAAGCAGCACCACTGTATTCAACATTTGTatgcaacacaaaaaacaagtaCCTGTTTTATACATTATCAAACTACAATCATAAAATACATGTTATGATTGTATCTCTTGTTGCTTGGTGATTATACTCTTAAACTAGAGAGTTCAGTTCACATCTTTCTTTACTCCCTTCAGCTTCAGATTATTTTTCTCAACGTAGTTCTTTGCTTTCTTCTACTGTTTTTCTAATAatcttctctgtgttctctAATAGATGCTCTGTTTTCAGTACAAGTTCATCAAgttctttcagtctttcattctgattttttttgtactcTGATATTATATCGTTTATGTTACCTGGTACACTGGTGAGACTCTCAATCCCCTTCTTTGTTACTTCTGTCTCCACTGAGAGAAACAGCTCCTCTTGCTCCTCAACCAGTTTTTCTATTTGTGCCTTGTAAACTTTTAATACATCTTTCTGCTTCTTCAGTTCCAGCGTCTGTTCCTTCAGTGTATCAACCATTCTCCTCTCTTCCAGGAGCCGCTGTTCTTCTCTTCGTGTCTTGCTTTCTGTTAACGAATAGAGAAAGGAAACTCTTAAATTATAAGTATTGGTTTTAAGCAGTGTTGCTTTTGCAAACAGGGGTGTTGATACTGAAcaggacagacacacagctgaaaCAGTGAAATTAAAACACTAAGTACATCTATTACAAACCATTTTAAACATGGGCTTACATTTTATTGGTTTacatatgtatattatatatattatattaaatagaTAATAGACAACTAGACAGAGTACAGAATTAATTCATAAACTTGTGACTTACTGGTTTTGTTTTGCCTCCATTTCCACACAGCAAAGACAACTGCAAGAACACACATGAAGCAAGCAACCAAGCTGATGGTGATAGAAGCAGCAGAACTACGCGGAGCAATGAAGAAATcatctgaaaaacagaaaacattacaaaattTATATAAAATTTGACCTCAGCTCTGAAACGGTGATCACGTCATAATTTTAGAAATGATTCCTAcctggaacaataatgtgtgtctctctggtCTGGTTGATGTTGTTCTGTTGGACTCTACAGGtgaagttgttgttgtgtctcttctctacagtcactctgctgctgacagTATAGAGGTCATCAGGacctctgactgtctctgtagGTCCAGCAGGGAGGAGGTTTCCCTCACCGTCCAGCCAAAACACCTCAGGCTTTGGATACCAGCCTTTAGACTCACACTGTAACACCACTCCGCTGCTAGATGTGTCAATCCCTGCTAAGCTGATGACAGGAGAGGAGGCAGTTCCTGATgagcaaagacaaacattttaacagtaGTTCGAGGACCCAGTTCTTTTTTGACTGATGGCCATGGCCTTTTCTGCCCCAACTGTCACATTGTATCGACATGGTCTGTGCTCCAGATGGAATGTAATATAGTCCATATACTACTTAAAGGTACTTTATggagttttcttttaaacaagcaaaagttatatttacattcagtattATTTACCtaaatgtattgtgtgtatccttaaggtctaacaaatgtgttaaatgcatttccttccccataaaacatttccaaaactGAATTtagtattttaagtattttaaatccttcattgtttatatccatgtttactagcttgcagtcttcttcttctctgtctttaaTGGCACATTGTGTGCATTACAGTCACCTGTAGATCAACAGTGAACACTGGCAGGACTCTGTATCATGTCATGCAGATGTGAATGCATATGTATCTTCATGTGCATGCacgagaaaaacaaaacagagatccgttcattaaaaaaaaaaagctccatagtaccactagaggtcagaaactcaTCAGAGAACCTTTGTGAGTGTATTTTGGAAAACTGAGTATTTGATATCCACCTCTGCTGGCCTTCTCTCCACCCCCAATTCCAGCCTTCACAGTTTTAGGGACGGAGTCTTCTCTAGGGCAGCTCCCAGGCTCTGGAACTCCCTTCCCCAAGACATCAGAGACTCAGAGTCCCTTATTGTTTTCCAATCCTGCCTCAAGACCCATCTCTTCTGCACTGCCTTCCCTTAGCCCCCCGTCTCACTAACCCCACCCCTCAGTGTAGAGTGAAGAGCAACTTTGAGTTCTTCAAAAGTGCTAGATAAGtgtcatatattattattattatcattattattattattgatactACATGATTGACTATTTGATACtaaattttcctttaattcCTTTCTATCAATCTTTACTTTCTCGACAGCCTTGGCTGAAGTCAAACAACGTATTCAGAAAACCCAGCACCAGTAGAGTTGCTGCTGTAGTAGAGGAATGTGTACTGATTCATGTAAAAAACaataactgtaaatatataaacCATTCAGTAGTTTTGGACAATTGCACACTTACCAACAACAAGCTGAACAGTAGAGTCTTCATTCATATTTGGAAAGTAGCATCTGTATTTTCCATTATCAGAGAGTTTCACTTTGGAGagttttagtgaaatgtctccgTGTTTCAGTTTCTCGACAGACAGTGATGTTCTTCCTCTGTAGGACGGATGCTGATGAACCTGGAGGTCTTGACCTTCATGCCACACGTGGACAAACCTGGGGTTCAGGTCGGGTCTCGCCCACTCAAAAGTCATACCAACAGCATCCGTAGCCGGCTTCAGATGGCATGGCaaaatgatgtcatcaccaACTGTTACTATTACTGGCTGAGATGGACCAATCACCTGAGACAGACCTGAAGAGAAACATCCTGCAGTCAGACTCCGACCAGTCTAAACTGTTTCATATCTGTAAGGTTGAATATTCACCACGATAAATATGAAGTGTCTCTCATATCATCTGTATGTCTATATTCACTCGATTGCATCAGTTTACGCTATTGGTGTTGCCAACCGGGACAGGTAAGAACCGACAACCTGAtattaatcaacatttctcaTTAGTACAGTATAGAAAGCATCTTCAACCACAAGCACCAGTTTTGTTGTCTTGCCACACTATACAAATAGTACAGTATGAGGTGATTCATTAAAATCTTTTACCTTTTAAACACACACTAGGttatttctgttgtgtttgtgtgtaagttACCTTCACAGCAGTATGTAAGGAGAATCAGGACAACAGCATGATGgaaaactgaaacactgaaagcaGTGAGTCCAGATTTAGACAGCCTCTCCTTCAGGTGAAGCATCATGGAGttctgtaaaataatttaaagaaaCCAGCTATAAAGTCTTAAATCCTAAAGACAATACTAACTAGACTGACTGTAAAAGTGGAGACATCCGGTCCAGTCTGGTGCAGAACATGCTCGAAAGGA
It encodes:
- the LOC137174783 gene encoding butyrophilin subfamily 3 member A2-like translates to MMLHLKERLSKSGLTAFSVSVFHHAVVLILLTYCCEGLSQVIGPSQPVIVTVGDDIILPCHLKPATDAVGMTFEWARPDLNPRFVHVWHEGQDLQVHQHPSYRGRTSLSVEKLKHGDISLKLSKVKLSDNGKYRCYFPNMNEDSTVQLVVGTASSPVISLAGIDTSSSGVVLQCESKGWYPKPEVFWLDGEGNLLPAGPTETVRGPDDLYTVSSRVTVEKRHNNNFTCRVQQNNINQTRETHIIVPDDFFIAPRSSAASITISLVACFMCVLAVVFAVWKWRQNKTKSKTRREEQRLLEERRMVDTLKEQTLELKKQKDVLKVYKAQIEKLVEEQEELFLSVETEVTKKGIESLTSVPGNINDIISEYKKNQNERLKELDELVLKTEHLLENTEKIIRKTVEESKELR